One part of the Quercus lobata isolate SW786 chromosome 7, ValleyOak3.0 Primary Assembly, whole genome shotgun sequence genome encodes these proteins:
- the LOC115952085 gene encoding protein PELOTA 1-like, with protein MASSADLAVVLMQQQGLAHVFLVGKRVTTLCAKINGSTSSSSNSDNTIRCVVIGSPGCVKDEFRGYLLSEAQRLKLKPIEDNKSRIVVATTSPSNTHNLSEVLNDNAVINLIRETNVVPEIRVFKEFLDMLTSNTDRACYGPKSVETAREMLVIETLLIIDDLSGALRLR; from the exons ATGGCTTCGAGTGCTGACCTGGCAGTGGTTCTCATGCAACAACAAGGTTTGGCTCACGTGTTCTTGGTTGGGAAAAGGGTCACCACGCTTTGTGCTAAGATTAATggttctacttcttcttcttctaattctGACAA TACTATACGGTGTGTCGTAATAGGAAGTCCTGGTTGTGTAAAAGATGAGTTTCGAGGTTATTTACTCTCAGAAGCACAGAGGTTGAAGCTGAAGCCTATTGAAGACAACAAGTCACGCATTGTTGTTGCCACTACAAGTCCGAGTAATACACATAATTTGAGCGAGGTTTTGAACGACAATGCAGTCATAAATTTGATCAGGGAAACGAATGTTGTGCCAGAGATTAGGGTGTTTAAGGAGTTCTTAGACATGCTAACGAGTAACACTGATCGTGCATGTTACGGTCCCAAGAGTGTGGAAACTGCACGTGAGATGCTGGTGATTGAGACCCTTTTGATCATCGATGATCTTTCAGGAGCGCTGAGATTGAGATGA